A stretch of the Vagococcus xieshaowenii genome encodes the following:
- a CDS encoding helix-turn-helix domain-containing protein codes for MNKIKEARQLRKISQKELANLLGITQQSVSYYENGSRTPDDAMWEKISEVLSVRTEYLQGNTDDPYGWELLEERTNLNREEIKEEIERMKKFNHVIGDVNDSLNVIDQAVNNLLGNGNTDRAILDNTALQLSKLKDELNEKYVDPKKELSNKTSGNNDLKIIHGRINKTELVYDDLNIDAYIKALEILSNARKEILKISDDLSLD; via the coding sequence GTGAATAAGATAAAAGAGGCTAGACAATTAAGAAAGATAAGCCAAAAAGAACTAGCTAATTTACTTGGTATTACACAACAGTCAGTTAGTTACTATGAAAATGGAAGCAGAACACCAGATGATGCTATGTGGGAAAAAATTTCCGAAGTTTTAAGCGTTAGAACAGAATACTTACAAGGAAACACTGATGATCCTTATGGATGGGAACTTTTGGAAGAACGTACTAATCTAAATAGAGAAGAAATTAAAGAAGAAATTGAACGTATGAAAAAGTTTAATCATGTTATAGGTGATGTTAACGATTCTCTAAACGTAATTGATCAGGCTGTTAATAATTTACTAGGAAACGGAAATACTGATAGAGCTATTCTTGATAATACTGCTTTACAACTATCTAAATTGAAGGATGAGCTGAATGAAAAATATGTAGACCCCAAAAAAGAACTATCTAATAAAACATCCGGAAATAATGATTTAAAAATCATTCATGGTAGGATAAATAAAACAGAATTAGTATATGATGATTTAAATATTGATGCTTATATAAAAGCACTAGAAATATTATCAAACGCTAGAAAAGAAATACTAAAAATATCTGATGATTTATCATTAGATTAG
- a CDS encoding site-specific integrase — protein MATIKKYTKSNGEAAYMFNMYVGVDPLTGKKKRTTRRGFKTQKEAKLALARLELEIEEEGLKQVTNLTYQELYALWFDQYKQTVKESTWATTASEFKHHILPSFKDMRVNSINMSICQKIANNWALNKPNRYRRFIHYASLVFKYGLQTRVLKDNPMDQITMPKPQETFSDEEETENFFSREELLFFLDFVKENFSTDRYLFFHLLAFTGIRKGEALALNWSDIDFKEKQLSIVKTLAVGEKGRLMINTPKTKNSIRKITLDDDTLFFLKKWRQEQQSVLNRISNTLSLSQLVFPGVTNDLLQPNIPTEWIQTIYRHLKKNGHDDFKRITVHGFRHTHCSLLFEAGVSIKEVQVRLGHSNIKTTLNIYTHLTQEVKAETANTFANFMKNESRGIQKGIQKGSSH, from the coding sequence ATGGCTACAATTAAGAAATACACAAAAAGTAATGGTGAAGCAGCATATATGTTTAATATGTATGTTGGTGTGGACCCATTAACTGGAAAAAAGAAGAGAACTACAAGAAGAGGGTTTAAAACCCAAAAAGAAGCAAAGCTAGCATTAGCTAGACTGGAGTTAGAAATTGAAGAAGAAGGTTTAAAGCAAGTTACTAATTTAACGTATCAAGAGCTTTATGCCTTGTGGTTTGACCAATACAAACAGACAGTAAAAGAAAGTACCTGGGCAACCACCGCATCAGAATTTAAGCATCATATACTACCATCATTCAAAGATATGAGAGTTAACTCTATTAATATGTCTATTTGTCAAAAAATAGCCAATAACTGGGCCCTTAACAAGCCTAATAGGTATAGACGTTTTATCCATTACGCAAGCCTAGTGTTTAAATATGGCTTACAGACAAGGGTATTAAAAGATAACCCAATGGACCAAATTACCATGCCTAAACCACAAGAAACATTTTCAGATGAAGAAGAAACAGAGAACTTCTTTTCCAGGGAAGAACTTCTTTTCTTTCTAGACTTTGTAAAAGAAAACTTTTCTACTGATCGTTACCTATTCTTTCATCTTTTAGCCTTTACGGGTATTCGTAAGGGCGAGGCGTTGGCTCTCAACTGGTCTGATATTGATTTCAAGGAGAAACAACTATCTATAGTCAAAACGTTAGCAGTAGGCGAAAAAGGCCGTCTAATGATTAATACACCTAAAACTAAGAATAGTATCCGTAAAATCACTTTGGATGATGATACCCTATTCTTTTTGAAGAAATGGAGACAAGAGCAGCAAAGCGTACTGAATAGAATATCTAATACGCTCTCTCTATCTCAATTAGTATTCCCTGGTGTAACAAATGACTTGCTACAACCTAACATCCCTACCGAATGGATACAAACCATTTACCGACACTTAAAGAAGAATGGCCATGATGATTTTAAGAGAATCACCGTTCATGGATTTAGGCACACACATTGTTCTTTACTGTTTGAAGCTGGTGTCTCTATCAAAGAAGTACAAGTTAGATTAGGTCACTCAAATATTAAAACAACATTGAATATCTACACTCATTTAACGCAAGAAGTGAAGGCGGAAACGGCCAATACTTTTGCTAATTTTATGAAAAATGAGTCAAGGGGTATTCAAAAGGGTATTCAAAAAGGCTCCTCTCATTAA
- the rplT gene encoding 50S ribosomal protein L20, producing the protein MARVKGGYTTRQRRKKVLKLAKGYYGSKHTLYKTAKEQVMKSYSYAYRDRRQKKRDFRKLWIARINAAARMNGLSYSKMMHGLKLAEVDINRKMLAELAVNDAAAFTALADTAKDALAK; encoded by the coding sequence ATGGCACGTGTTAAAGGTGGTTACACAACCCGTCAACGTCGTAAAAAAGTGCTTAAGTTAGCTAAAGGCTACTATGGCTCAAAACATACATTATACAAAACAGCAAAAGAACAAGTGATGAAATCTTACAGCTACGCTTACAGAGATCGTCGTCAGAAAAAACGTGATTTCCGTAAATTATGGATCGCACGTATCAACGCTGCAGCTCGCATGAATGGCTTAAGCTACAGCAAAATGATGCACGGTTTGAAATTAGCTGAGGTTGACATCAACCGTAAAATGTTAGCTGAATTAGCTGTTAACGATGCTGCTGCATTTACTGCATTAGCTGATACTGCTAAAGACGCTTTAGCTAAATAA
- the rpmI gene encoding 50S ribosomal protein L35, with product MPKMKTHRGLAKRVKRTGGGGLKRFRAFTSHRFHGKTKKQRRQLRRPSMVSKGDFKRIRQQLTYLKK from the coding sequence ATGCCAAAAATGAAAACTCACCGCGGATTAGCGAAACGTGTTAAACGTACAGGTGGTGGCGGATTGAAACGCTTCCGTGCATTTACAAGTCACCGTTTCCACGGAAAAACTAAAAAACAACGTCGTCAATTACGTCGTCCAAGTATGGTATCAAAAGGCGATTTCAAACGTATTCGTCAACAATTAACTTACTTGAAAAAATAG
- the infC gene encoding translation initiation factor IF-3, which translates to MTIAKDMMVNDGIRARELRLISQDGDQLGVKTKAEALAIAEAANLDVVLVSPNAKPPVARIMDHGKYRFEQQKKAREARKKQKVVNVKEVRLSPTIEDNDFNTKLRQARKFLESGDKVKASIRFRGRAITHKQIGQDVLTRFAEEAKDIADIEVKPKMEGRSMFLMLAPKNEK; encoded by the coding sequence ATGACCATAGCTAAAGATATGATGGTGAACGACGGCATTCGTGCACGTGAGTTACGTTTAATTTCTCAAGATGGTGATCAATTAGGAGTAAAAACAAAAGCAGAGGCCTTAGCAATCGCTGAAGCTGCTAACTTAGATGTTGTGCTTGTGTCCCCTAATGCTAAACCGCCAGTTGCTCGTATCATGGATCACGGTAAATACCGTTTTGAGCAACAAAAGAAAGCCCGCGAAGCTCGCAAAAAACAAAAAGTAGTGAATGTTAAGGAAGTTAGATTGAGTCCTACGATTGAAGATAATGACTTTAATACGAAGCTACGTCAAGCACGTAAGTTTCTTGAAAGTGGAGATAAAGTTAAAGCATCTATCCGTTTTAGAGGTCGTGCCATTACGCATAAGCAAATTGGTCAGGACGTCTTAACACGCTTTGCAGAAGAAGCTAAAGATATTGCCGATATCGAAGTTAAACCTAAGATGGAAGGCCGTAGCATGTTTCTAATGCTGGCACCAAAAAACGAGAAGTAA
- a CDS encoding metal ABC transporter substrate-binding protein — MKKILWAVSILGLLIFITGCGKKSDTTDDANKLKVVASYSIIADMAKQVGGDKVDVTSIVTRGTDPHSYEPTPQDTLSVEKADIVLSNGLNLETGKGWYQKLIENSRKEDVSYVVSKGVEPKFLTTKGEEGQEDPHAWLSLVNGQLYVENIAKYLGEIDPDNQTFYQENAKTYNQKLQKLYETGKEKFAQVPEKQRVLVTSEGAFKYFAEAFDCQAAFIWEINTDTQGTPEQIQRVASIIKEQQVPALFVETSVSPKTMEAVSRETKTPIVSQVFTDSLAKEGEEGDTYYDMMAWNIDHISKGLLGK; from the coding sequence ATGAAAAAAATTCTTTGGGCAGTTAGTATATTAGGGTTATTAATTTTTATAACAGGTTGCGGTAAAAAAAGTGACACAACAGATGATGCAAACAAACTAAAGGTTGTGGCAAGTTATTCGATTATTGCTGATATGGCAAAACAAGTTGGAGGAGATAAGGTAGACGTAACAAGTATCGTAACACGAGGAACGGATCCTCATAGTTACGAACCAACACCACAAGATACCTTGTCAGTAGAAAAAGCAGATATTGTTCTTTCAAACGGCCTTAACTTAGAAACAGGCAAAGGATGGTATCAAAAGCTAATTGAAAATAGTCGTAAGGAAGATGTAAGTTATGTGGTATCAAAAGGTGTAGAACCAAAGTTTTTAACAACTAAAGGTGAAGAAGGGCAAGAAGATCCACATGCCTGGTTATCTTTAGTTAATGGACAATTATATGTTGAAAACATTGCTAAGTATTTAGGCGAAATTGATCCAGACAATCAAACGTTTTATCAAGAAAACGCCAAAACATATAATCAAAAATTACAAAAATTGTATGAAACTGGTAAGGAGAAATTTGCTCAAGTACCTGAGAAGCAACGTGTATTAGTCACCAGTGAAGGGGCATTCAAATATTTTGCGGAAGCCTTTGACTGCCAAGCAGCATTTATTTGGGAAATTAATACCGACACACAAGGAACACCAGAACAAATACAACGCGTGGCATCGATTATAAAAGAACAACAAGTTCCTGCATTATTTGTTGAAACAAGTGTATCACCCAAAACAATGGAAGCTGTTAGTCGTGAAACTAAAACACCTATTGTGTCTCAAGTGTTCACCGATTCATTAGCAAAAGAGGGTGAAGAAGGTGATACGTACTATGATATGATGGCCTGGAATATTGATCATATTTCAAAAGGATTGTTGGGTAAGTAA
- a CDS encoding metal ABC transporter permease, translated as MTIIFSLADFFQVPVSMMTALIASTLIGLTSGMLGSFIVLRRLSLMGDALSHAVLPGVAISYLLGIPMMIGATFFGVLAAALIEFITKKSTIKTDSSIGIILSSFFALGVILISRAQSGTDLNHILFGNVLAVTPSELLQSLIILAVVFLLVTVFYQGFFISSFDPVVAKSYGINTNVYHYLLMILLTIFTVSALSQVGIVMVIALLVTPAATMYLWVKHLKHMMIGASILGVLMGILGVLISFHYDFPTSSTIVLVGAFFFLVSFICSPKNNFIKRKEKIYEKNSLGS; from the coding sequence ATGACGATTATTTTTAGTTTGGCTGATTTTTTTCAAGTGCCAGTAAGTATGATGACGGCATTAATTGCTTCGACATTAATTGGTTTAACAAGTGGTATGTTAGGAAGTTTTATTGTATTACGCCGTCTGTCATTGATGGGAGATGCATTATCCCATGCGGTATTACCAGGTGTGGCTATTTCTTATTTATTAGGTATTCCGATGATGATTGGTGCGACATTTTTTGGTGTTTTAGCAGCAGCTTTAATTGAATTTATTACAAAGAAAAGCACAATAAAAACAGATAGTTCAATTGGGATTATCTTGAGTAGTTTCTTTGCCTTAGGGGTTATTTTAATTAGTAGAGCACAAAGTGGGACAGATTTGAATCATATTTTATTTGGAAATGTTCTAGCGGTGACGCCTAGTGAATTGTTGCAATCATTGATTATTTTGGCAGTCGTATTCTTGTTGGTAACCGTGTTTTATCAAGGTTTTTTTATTAGTTCTTTTGATCCAGTTGTTGCAAAAAGTTATGGTATCAACACCAATGTGTATCATTATTTGTTAATGATATTATTAACTATTTTCACGGTGTCTGCTTTATCTCAAGTAGGAATTGTGATGGTGATTGCCTTATTAGTAACGCCGGCTGCTACGATGTATTTATGGGTAAAACATTTAAAACACATGATGATAGGTGCTTCTATTCTAGGTGTTTTGATGGGGATTCTAGGAGTCTTGATTAGCTTTCACTATGACTTTCCAACAAGTTCAACGATTGTCTTAGTAGGTGCGTTCTTTTTCTTAGTATCATTTATTTGTTCACCAAAAAATAATTTTATTAAACGTAAGGAGAAAATCTATGAAAAAAATTCTTTGGGCAGTTAG
- a CDS encoding metal ABC transporter ATP-binding protein: MLEIKHLTVAYQGNVILNNLSTNIPLKQTVGIIGPNGSGKSTLLKGILSLIKTESGEVTVNGKSILSKNTQVAYVPQKSEVDITFPITVFETVLMGTYPTLRKWKRAGKREKEIAQNCIERLGLHEFTKRGLNELSGGQLQRVFIARALAQQADILLLDEPFVGIDVVSEQVIINVLNELKKQGKTILMVHHDLTKVEQYFDYVLLINKGIVAQGPVATTFTDETLQQVYGQWMGAIVKGKEGLS; this comes from the coding sequence TTGTTAGAAATCAAACATTTAACCGTTGCGTATCAAGGGAATGTAATTTTAAATAATCTTTCAACAAACATCCCTTTGAAACAAACGGTAGGGATTATTGGGCCTAATGGTTCAGGGAAATCCACGTTGTTAAAAGGGATTTTATCACTGATTAAAACAGAATCAGGAGAAGTAACGGTCAATGGTAAAAGTATTTTATCTAAAAACACTCAAGTGGCTTATGTTCCGCAAAAGTCTGAAGTGGACATAACGTTTCCAATCACTGTATTCGAAACAGTATTGATGGGAACATATCCCACGCTTCGTAAGTGGAAGAGAGCAGGAAAGCGTGAAAAGGAAATTGCGCAAAATTGTATTGAACGATTAGGTTTACATGAATTCACTAAGCGAGGACTTAATGAATTATCAGGTGGACAACTTCAACGTGTTTTTATTGCACGTGCACTGGCTCAGCAAGCTGATATTTTATTGTTAGATGAACCATTCGTAGGGATTGATGTCGTGAGTGAACAAGTTATTATCAATGTATTAAATGAACTGAAAAAGCAAGGGAAGACCATCTTAATGGTGCATCATGACTTGACTAAAGTAGAACAATATTTTGATTATGTGTTACTCATCAATAAAGGGATTGTGGCACAAGGTCCTGTGGCGACGACATTTACAGATGAGACGTTACAACAAGTGTATGGTCAATGGATGGGGGCTATTGTTAAAGGAAAGGAGGGACTGTCATGA
- a CDS encoding NAD(P)H-dependent oxidoreductase encodes MKTLIILSHPDVAGSTTQQFLMAATQTLENVTLHHLEKHYPTGKIDRVYEQALLAEHDRIIFQFPLYWYSSPSLLKEWQDVVLDEKKITDWQGKEFGIVVIAGVAKKEYQAGGREIFTMDELMRPYQAIANKFKWQYLPIFGIYQFAYMTETCKQKLLIRYQQYLMLGNSQTLAERTAWFQNQLISISLSKEASLHDKIDLIKEQLQTNQEELEMLRFTLDELE; translated from the coding sequence ATGAAGACATTAATTATTTTGTCGCATCCAGATGTTGCGGGTTCAACGACCCAACAATTTTTGATGGCGGCAACCCAGACATTAGAAAACGTCACACTGCATCATTTAGAAAAACACTATCCAACCGGAAAAATTGATCGTGTCTATGAGCAAGCGTTACTAGCGGAACATGACCGTATTATTTTTCAATTTCCGCTTTATTGGTACAGCTCGCCATCTTTGCTAAAGGAATGGCAAGATGTGGTGCTTGATGAGAAAAAAATTACTGATTGGCAGGGCAAAGAATTCGGTATCGTCGTAATTGCCGGCGTAGCCAAAAAAGAATATCAAGCGGGTGGTCGTGAGATTTTTACAATGGATGAGTTAATGCGTCCTTATCAAGCGATCGCTAATAAATTCAAGTGGCAATATTTACCGATTTTTGGTATTTATCAATTTGCCTATATGACGGAAACATGTAAGCAAAAGTTATTGATTCGTTACCAACAATATTTAATGTTAGGCAACTCGCAAACGCTAGCTGAGCGTACCGCTTGGTTTCAAAATCAGCTAATTTCGATTTCGCTGTCTAAAGAAGCAAGTTTACATGATAAAATTGATTTAATTAAAGAACAATTACAAACAAATCAAGAAGAACTAGAGATGCTGCGTTTTACCTTAGATGAATTGGAGTAG
- a CDS encoding TIGR00730 family Rossman fold protein — translation MTTIAVYCASAMGTHPIYAEKAHELGQWMTEESYDLVYGGSKLGLMGVLARELIQAERQTIGVMPNFLADNEITQEGLSELIYVESMHERKQKMIDLADVFIAMPGGPGTLEEISEVVSWSRIGQHDKPCIFYNVNGYYDLLAQFFDRMVTDGFLFESDREALLFSDSLTEIQSFIKNYTPPAKRVYDK, via the coding sequence ATGACAACTATTGCGGTATATTGTGCTTCAGCAATGGGCACTCATCCGATTTATGCCGAAAAAGCGCATGAACTTGGTCAATGGATGACTGAAGAATCATATGATTTAGTCTACGGTGGTTCGAAATTAGGCCTAATGGGCGTTTTAGCTAGAGAATTAATCCAAGCAGAGCGACAAACAATTGGCGTTATGCCAAATTTTTTAGCCGATAATGAAATTACCCAAGAGGGCTTATCTGAATTAATTTATGTTGAGTCTATGCATGAACGTAAACAAAAGATGATAGATTTAGCGGATGTTTTTATTGCAATGCCCGGTGGTCCAGGAACACTGGAAGAAATTAGCGAAGTGGTTTCATGGAGTCGTATCGGTCAACATGATAAGCCATGTATTTTTTACAATGTGAATGGCTACTATGATTTATTAGCACAATTTTTTGATCGAATGGTAACGGACGGTTTTCTTTTTGAAAGTGATCGTGAGGCATTATTATTTTCAGATTCACTAACAGAGATTCAATCGTTTATTAAGAATTATACCCCGCCAGCTAAACGGGTGTATGATAAATAA
- the truA gene encoding tRNA pseudouridine(38-40) synthase TruA: MRNIKLTIEYDGRRYLGWQRLGDSEKTIQGKIESTLKQMTGEVIEITGSGRTDAGTHARGQVANFKTTTDMTREQMLSFLNRYLPNDIVITKIEEMPERFHARYNVKGKKYSYNIWNSEVPTALHRHTSFHVKQPLDLDKMQAACERLIGEHDFIGFSSLKKSKKSTIRTLQEISIVQHGNLLECQFIGEGFLYNMVRIMMGTIIEIGLGKLPVEVIDEIFEKKIRQQAGETVPAHALFLDEVYY; this comes from the coding sequence ATGAGAAATATTAAATTAACGATTGAATATGATGGACGTCGCTACTTAGGATGGCAACGTCTAGGAGATTCAGAGAAAACGATTCAAGGGAAAATCGAGAGTACCTTGAAACAAATGACAGGTGAAGTCATTGAGATTACGGGATCTGGTCGAACAGATGCGGGGACGCATGCAAGAGGACAAGTTGCAAATTTTAAAACAACTACAGATATGACCCGTGAGCAAATGCTATCATTTTTAAATCGTTATTTACCTAACGATATCGTGATTACGAAAATTGAAGAGATGCCAGAGCGATTTCATGCTCGCTATAATGTCAAAGGAAAAAAATATTCCTATAATATTTGGAACAGTGAAGTTCCCACAGCCTTACATCGACACACGAGTTTCCATGTGAAGCAACCATTGGATTTGGATAAAATGCAAGCTGCTTGTGAAAGATTAATTGGTGAACATGACTTTATTGGCTTTTCTTCATTGAAAAAATCAAAAAAATCAACTATTCGCACGCTTCAAGAAATTTCTATTGTACAACACGGGAATTTATTAGAATGTCAATTTATTGGTGAAGGGTTCTTGTATAATATGGTACGAATTATGATGGGAACAATTATCGAGATTGGTTTAGGTAAGTTACCAGTGGAAGTGATTGATGAAATTTTCGAAAAGAAAATCCGTCAACAAGCGGGGGAAACAGTTCCTGCTCATGCATTGTTTTTAGATGAAGTTTACTATTAG
- a CDS encoding glucose-6-phosphate isomerase produces MTHIQFDYSKVVGTFIGENELGYMQSQVTAAHNDLRNGTGAGSDFIGWVDLPENYDKEEFARIQQAAEKIKSDSEVLVVIGIGGSYLGAKAALDFLNNTFYNLQSNEDRKAPQIFFAGNSISSTYLTDLIDIIGDRDFSVNVISKSGTTTEPAIAFRVFKELLINKYGKEEANKRIYATTDKAKGAVKVEADEEGWETFVIPDDVGGRFSVLTAVGLLPIAASGADITGLMEGANQARKDFSSDKLEENAAYQYAALRNILYRKGKVTELLINYEPSLQYFSEWWKQLFGESEGKDQKGIYPSSANFSTDLHSLGQYIQEGQRNIFETVIKLDKPRRNINIPTMDKDLDGLGYLEGKDVDFVNTKAFQGTLLAHTDGDVPNFVVTIPEQNAYTLGYLMYFFEIACGVSGYLNGVNPFDQPGVEAYKKNMFALLGKPGFEDLAKELNARL; encoded by the coding sequence ATGACACATATTCAATTTGACTACTCTAAAGTAGTTGGCACGTTCATTGGCGAAAACGAATTAGGTTACATGCAAAGCCAAGTAACGGCAGCTCATAATGATTTACGTAATGGAACAGGTGCTGGTAGCGACTTTATTGGTTGGGTAGATTTACCAGAAAACTATGACAAAGAAGAATTTGCTCGTATTCAACAAGCAGCTGAGAAAATCAAATCAGACTCAGAAGTATTAGTAGTAATTGGTATTGGTGGTTCTTATTTAGGTGCAAAAGCTGCACTAGATTTCTTAAACAATACATTCTACAACTTACAAAGCAACGAAGATCGTAAAGCACCACAAATTTTCTTTGCAGGTAACAGCATCAGCTCAACTTACTTAACAGACTTAATCGACATCATTGGTGATCGTGATTTCTCTGTTAACGTAATTTCAAAATCAGGAACAACAACAGAACCAGCAATTGCTTTCCGTGTGTTCAAAGAATTATTAATCAATAAGTACGGTAAAGAAGAAGCAAATAAACGTATCTATGCAACAACTGACAAAGCTAAAGGTGCGGTTAAAGTGGAAGCTGACGAAGAAGGTTGGGAAACATTTGTGATTCCTGATGATGTTGGCGGACGTTTCTCAGTTTTAACAGCGGTAGGTTTATTACCAATTGCTGCTAGTGGTGCGGATATTACTGGTTTAATGGAAGGTGCTAACCAAGCACGAAAAGATTTTTCTAGTGATAAATTAGAAGAAAATGCTGCTTACCAATATGCAGCTTTACGTAACATTTTATATCGTAAAGGTAAAGTGACTGAATTATTAATCAACTATGAGCCAAGCTTACAATACTTCTCAGAATGGTGGAAACAATTATTTGGAGAATCAGAAGGTAAAGATCAAAAAGGTATTTACCCTTCAAGCGCAAACTTCTCAACTGACTTACACTCTCTAGGACAATATATCCAAGAAGGACAACGTAATATCTTTGAGACAGTAATCAAATTAGACAAACCTCGTCGTAACATCAACATCCCAACAATGGATAAAGATTTAGATGGTTTAGGTTATTTAGAAGGTAAAGACGTTGATTTTGTTAACACTAAAGCCTTCCAAGGAACATTATTAGCACATACTGATGGTGACGTTCCTAACTTTGTGGTAACAATTCCTGAACAAAATGCGTATACATTAGGTTACTTAATGTACTTCTTCGAGATTGCTTGTGGTGTGTCAGGTTACTTAAACGGCGTTAACCCGTTTGACCAACCAGGTGTTGAAGCATACAAGAAAAACATGTTTGCTTTATTAGGTAAACCTGGATTTGAAGATTTAGCCAAAGAATTAAACGCACGTCTATAA
- a CDS encoding DUF2500 domain-containing protein, producing MREVFFNLGGSPIFSMFYIIFLLALLVVLFQLFKGIKQWHRNNQSSRETQHVKVVTKRTKMMTHYTNNNNSLNNAGSSTTYYATFEFKNGTRLELSVKGTIYGQLAEGDQGYLTFQGTRFVAFERMNP from the coding sequence ATGAGAGAAGTATTTTTTAATTTAGGGGGAAGTCCTATATTTTCTATGTTCTATATTATATTCTTATTAGCTTTATTAGTTGTCTTATTCCAATTATTCAAAGGCATAAAACAATGGCATCGTAATAATCAATCGTCTAGAGAAACCCAGCACGTTAAAGTAGTAACCAAACGTACCAAAATGATGACCCATTACACCAATAACAACAATTCACTAAATAATGCTGGTAGTTCGACGACTTATTACGCTACATTTGAATTCAAAAATGGTACAAGACTAGAATTAAGCGTAAAAGGGACAATTTATGGCCAATTAGCTGAAGGTGATCAAGGTTACTTAACGTTCCAAGGAACACGATTTGTTGCGTTCGAAAGAATGAATCCCTAA